TCCCGCGGACTGAGGTTGCGTAAATCTGCCACTCCCTGCTCAGTAATGATCACGTGTACATCATGTTCCGTGTGGTCGACATGGGAGACCATCGGGACAATCGAAGAAATTGCCCCATCTTTAGCAATAGATTCAGTAGCAAAAATGGACAGGTAGGCATTACGGGTAAAATCACCGGACCCGCCGATCCCATTCATCATCCGGCTTCCCATGATGTGGGTTGAATTGACGTTCCCGTAAATATCCACCTCAATCGCAGTATTCATACTGATCGAGCCAATACGGCGGGCAATTTCCGGGTTATTACTAATTTCCTGCGGCCGGAGAATGATTTTCTCTCGATAGTGATTAATGTTGTTATAAAACCGGACCAATCCTTCTGCCGATGGTGTCAAGGAAGTGCCCGAAGCAATTCTAATCTTACCTGCATCGATCAGGTCAAAAACAGAGTCCTGAATGACTTCTGAATAAAAATCAAGATTTTCAAATGAGGAATCAACCAAGCCAGCTAGAATGGCATTAGCCACGCTGCCAACACCCGATTGCAATGGCAATAAATTTTTCGGTAAACGTCCCTTACGGACTTCGAATTGGAAGAATTCGATCAAGTTGTTAGCCATACGTTTGCTAATCTCATCAACTGGGGCTAAGGGTCTGACCCGGTCCTTAATATCGGTAATCACAATCGCAGCGATCTTCTCTGGGGAACACGGAATGTACGGAGTTCCGATGCGGTCCGCTGCTTTTTTTAGCGGAATAGGAAGACGGTGCGGAGGATCGGCTGGAATATAAATATCGTGCATTCCCTCTAATTCTAACGGTTGGCTGATGTTCACTTCCACGATGACCATTTCTGCCTGTTGAACGTAGGAAGGAGTATTACCTACCGAGGTAGTGGGGATAAGATACCCTTCCTGTGTAATTAACGCTGCCTCAACAATAGCCACATCAATCTTACCAAAGAAACCATACCGGGTCTGTTGGGCCACATGGCTCAAGTGCAGATCCGTATACATAACCTCACCAGCATTGATGGCTTTACGTAAAGATTCATTGGTTTGGTACGGTAAACGACGGTTGATCACGCCAGCTCTGGTCAAAGCCCCATCTAACTCGTCGCCGACCGAGGCACCAGTCAAAAGGTTAATCTTAATCCTCTCGCCACCCTCCGCTCGCTTCGCCAGAGCCAAAGGAACCGCCTTCGGATAACCTGAAGGAGTAAAGCCACTCGTCGCCACATTCATCCCGTCTTTAATCAGCCTAGCTGCTTCCTCAGCAGAAATGATCTTACTGCGTAGGGATTGGTTGTGAATTCTTTCATTGCTCATATCATATCTCCCCCCAAACACTCACAATAACATTTGACATTACATAACTCTAACAACAACCAGCCGTAACTCCTGAGTTCTAACTGAATTTCCCATCTTGCCGCACTGAGTTCATCCCTTGTCCTTACTTTATTGGATCACCCCCTACCTTCTGAAAACTATTCGTCCTGAGATAACAAAAACTTAGCTTGCGCCAAGCTTCAGCGCAGGCAAAAGTCAAGTGGCACTTATGTCAATCAAAATTTATATTTTCTGATTGAAAAAAAATCCCGGCCTGGGTAAATCAAGTACGTCAAAAGTACTAATGATTTATCCCTAGCCGGGTTCTACCTACTTTTACAAAAGGATGATGCTCCCGTCCAAGATACAAAAAACCCGGCTTCAGCCTGATATACCTTCGGTATATTAAGCCCTCGCCGGGTTCTACTTACTTTTACACGAGAGACAGTCCTCTGCCATAAGTAGAATGGCATAACTCTATATCATTATCTTATCTTATATTTATATTATAGCATTTCTACATCCATTTTCAACTTCCTGCTAAGATAATCTTATTTTTTCATAGATATTTTTTCTGGAAAAGCATTTTCAAAGCGAAATGTTTTGCTCCTTACGAAAACCCAAAATGGCTGCTCTGTATAAATATTTAACACAGATGGCAGACATATCCTAATTAATTTAGCCTACATTCATGTAAATTTTTTCATTATTAGTTATAAAAATTGAAGGAATTATATCAGTCGCGTCGAATCTAAATCAAAATTATAGTGCTTTTGAGGCCCAGAATTTTGCGGCAACCAAGTAAAATAACCAATAACAAAACCAAGAAGGAGTGAATATTTTGAATGTTGGAAATCCCAGTGAAAACATTATAATTAACGAAAAATGGTGCAAAGGCTGCCGCATCTGTATAGATTTTTGCCCCAAAGACGTGCTGGTGCTGCGGCAGGACAAAGCCTATCCAGCACAGCCTGAGGCGTGCACCTTCTGCGGTCTTTGCGAATTACGTTGCCCCGACTTTGCGATCACGTTGAGGAGGAACAACAAGTGAACAGCGCCAAATTATTACAAGGGAATGAGGCCTGCGTGCTAGGCGCTCTAGCCGCTGGCATGCGTTTCTACGCTGGCTATCCGATTACTCCCTCCACGGAAATTGCCGAGGCTTGTGCGAAAGAACTACCGCGCGTGGGGGGGAAATTCATTCAGATGGAAGATGAGATTGGCAGTATGGCTGCGGTGATCGGAGCTTCGCTGGCCGGCCTCAAGGCAATGACCGCCACCAGCGGGCCGGGGTTCTCCCTCAAGCAAGAAAACCTGGGTTTCGCCGCCGTAGCTGAAGTACCGTGTGTTGTGGTTAATGTTATGCGGGGCGGTCCCAGTACCGGTTTACCAACATCGCCATCACAAGGAGATGTGATGCAGGCACGCTGGGGAACACATGGTGACCACCCGATCATCGCTCTTTCCCCCGCTTCGGTGAAGGAAACGTACGATTTAACGATTCGGGCCTTTAACCTCAGCGAAAAATACCGCACCCCAGTTATTTTGTTAATGGACGAAGTAATTGGCCATATGCGGGAAAGAGTAGCCTTACCATCAGCAGACGAAATCGAGATCATCAACCGAACTAAGCCGCAACAAGCGGAAAAGGGTAAATACCTGCCGTATGATGCCGATCCGGAAGGTGGCGTACCGCCGATGGCCGTTTACGGTGAAGGTTTTCATTTCCATGTCACCGGGTTGCTCCACGACCGTTCGGGCTTTCCTACTTCCGACCCCAAAGTGTCCAGCGCCCTGTTAAACCGGCTGGCCAAAAAAATTGAGCTCAATCGTGCTGACATTGTCCAATACGTCACGGATTCACTGGAAGACGCCGAACTGGCGATTATTGCTTACGGGGCAACTGCCCGTTCCGCGATGCGGGCGATGCGGCAGGCACGGGAGCAAGGAATCAGGGTTGGACTCTTCCGGCCATTAACCATCTGGCCATTCCCGGTGGAAGCCGTGCGGCAGCTGGCTTCCCGGGTTAAGGCGATCCTGGTACCGGAAATGAACCTCGGTCAGCTGGTCTTAGAAGTAGAGCGGGTGGTTGCTGGACAGACCAGGGTCATCGGCCTTTCCGACGTGTCGGGCGAGCTGTTTAAACCAGAAGACATTCTAACCCGCATTCAGGAGGTGAGTCAGGATGCCCGAAATGCTTAGTTACTTTCGCCTGGATAAGATGCCGCACATCTGGTGTCCTGGTTGCGGGCACGGTATTATTCTCGGAGCAGTAATTCGAGCAGTTGATGCACTCGACCTCGACCGCGACCGAGTGGTGTTTGTCTCCGGGATCGGCTGCTCATCCCGGGCGACCGGTTACCTTAATTTTGACACTCTGCACACCACCCACGGACGCGCCCTAGCTTTCGCCACTGGAGTCAAGTTGGCCAAACCTGAGTTAGAGGTAATCGTCCTCACTGGTGACGGGGACAGTGCTGCAATTGGCGGAAACCACCTTATTCACGCCGCCCGGCGGAACATTAACCTGACTACCATCGTTTTTAACAACAGTATTTACGGCATGACCAGTGGTCAGTCGTCACCACTGACACCCCAATCCAGTTTTGCCACCACTGCTCCATATGGGAACGTGGAACGAAACTTTGACCTGTGTGAATTAGCCATTGCTGCCGGCGCCACCTACGTTGCTCGGGGCACTGCTTACCATACCAAGCTATTGATCGATTTAATTAAAAAAGGCATTCAAAACAAGGGATTTTCTTTGATTGAAGCGGTTAGCCAGTGCCCTACCTATTATGGACGAAAAAACAAACAGGGTTCAGCCGTCGATATGCTGCGCTGGCAAAAAGAGCATGCGGTACCACTGCAGTTAGTCAAACAAAAAGGGAAAGAAAATTTCCCGGACAAATTCGTAATTGGTGAACTCTTTGCTACCCCAGCCCCTGAGTTCACCCAGGAGTATACCAAGATTATCGAAAAAGCACAAGGAGTAAAGCAGAGCTATGAGTAGAACAGAAATCCGTTTAAGTGGTTCAGGCGGCCAGGGGTTAATTCTGGCCGGTATTATCCTGGCGGAAGCGGCTATCCTGGATGGGAAAAACGCCGTTCAAACGCAATCGTATGGGCCGGAAGCTCGCGGGGGCGCCAGTCGGGCTGAGGTAATCATCAGCAACGATGAAATCGATTATCCAAAGGTAATCTCTCCCGATTTGCTGCTGGCTTTAACTAATCAGGCCTGTCAAAAATTTTTACCGTCCCTTAAAACGGACGGCATCCTGATTATTGATTCATCCATTCCCACCCCGGTCACATCCGCCAGGGTCTATTCCTTGCCCATTATTGAGACCGCAGAAAAAAAAGTTGGCCGCCAGGGGGTAGCCAATATCGTCGCGCTGGGAGTGATCACCGCTTTAACCGAGATCGCTTCCCCAGAATCGATTGAACAGGCGGTGCTTCAGCGCGTCCCCCAAGGAACAGAGGCTCTTAACCGTCAAGCGCTTGCCTGCGGGAAACAACTGGTAAGCAGGTAAATACAATTTAACGGCACTAACAAAGGCGGCCAGAAATACTTGGCCGCCTTGAAATATAATTCCGCGTGCTAGCGGAACCGCTTACAGACAATCAACAACGTAAGCAAGACCAGAGACAAAAGCAACCCGATTGAACCCAAAACATCAAGGCCCCTGGTCAGAGCCGTAACCTGAATACGCAATACCGCTACTGTTAAGACCTTAAACAGAATCATCATCATGATAAATGTTCTCAGCCGGGGTACCACCTCGGGGTCAGTAAACACATCAATAATCCGTTCAATCACAGTTTTTCCTCCTTGAATAAATTTCTCCGTTCACGGTCAACCGGCAACCAGACGGTTACCGTTGACCCCCGCCCCATTTCAGAGTTGATATCAATCCATCCCCCGTAATTATCGATGATCCGTGATGAGATCGTGAGCCCAAGACCCGTTCCAGTTTCTTTGGTAGTAAAGAACGGATCAAAGATCTTTTTCAGCAAAACTTTGGGAATTCCTGCTCCAGTATCGGTAAAACTAATTTCAATTAAATTCGACAGAAAGTGGTGTTTGGTCTTAATTGTGAGGCGCCCATCTTCACCCATCGCTTCAAAGGCGTTCTTAATGATATTGAAAAAAACCTGTCGGATGTGACTGGGATCAACAGTAATCTCCGGCATGTTCTCGTCTAAAACCTGCTCTACCGTACATCCCCTCATGAGGGCCTCATTTTCTAACAAAAGGGAAACTTCCCAAAGAAGTTTATTAACATTCACCTTCTGCAGATGGGGAGCTTGCGGCTTGGCCAGTAATAAAAAATCGGTAATAATTTTATTGACCCGGTCAATCTCCGCGATGATTATCTGAAGATACTCTTTTTCCATCAAATCATCACTAAAGCGTTTCTCCAGGAGTTGAATAAAACCCCGGGCAGCCGTCAACGGGTTGCGAATCTCATGCGCCATGCCGGCAGCTAACTCCCCAACTGCCGCCAGCTTCTCTGCCTGCCGAACCTGATCCTC
This sequence is a window from Bacillota bacterium. Protein-coding genes within it:
- a CDS encoding 2-oxoacid:acceptor oxidoreductase subunit alpha, with translation MNSAKLLQGNEACVLGALAAGMRFYAGYPITPSTEIAEACAKELPRVGGKFIQMEDEIGSMAAVIGASLAGLKAMTATSGPGFSLKQENLGFAAVAEVPCVVVNVMRGGPSTGLPTSPSQGDVMQARWGTHGDHPIIALSPASVKETYDLTIRAFNLSEKYRTPVILLMDEVIGHMRERVALPSADEIEIINRTKPQQAEKGKYLPYDADPEGGVPPMAVYGEGFHFHVTGLLHDRSGFPTSDPKVSSALLNRLAKKIELNRADIVQYVTDSLEDAELAIIAYGATARSAMRAMRQAREQGIRVGLFRPLTIWPFPVEAVRQLASRVKAILVPEMNLGQLVLEVERVVAGQTRVIGLSDVSGELFKPEDILTRIQEVSQDARNA
- a CDS encoding 2-oxoacid:ferredoxin oxidoreductase subunit beta, with the protein product MPEMLSYFRLDKMPHIWCPGCGHGIILGAVIRAVDALDLDRDRVVFVSGIGCSSRATGYLNFDTLHTTHGRALAFATGVKLAKPELEVIVLTGDGDSAAIGGNHLIHAARRNINLTTIVFNNSIYGMTSGQSSPLTPQSSFATTAPYGNVERNFDLCELAIAAGATYVARGTAYHTKLLIDLIKKGIQNKGFSLIEAVSQCPTYYGRKNKQGSAVDMLRWQKEHAVPLQLVKQKGKENFPDKFVIGELFATPAPEFTQEYTKIIEKAQGVKQSYE
- a CDS encoding acetyl-CoA hydrolase/transferase family protein — its product is MSNERIHNQSLRSKIISAEEAARLIKDGMNVATSGFTPSGYPKAVPLALAKRAEGGERIKINLLTGASVGDELDGALTRAGVINRRLPYQTNESLRKAINAGEVMYTDLHLSHVAQQTRYGFFGKIDVAIVEAALITQEGYLIPTTSVGNTPSYVQQAEMVIVEVNISQPLELEGMHDIYIPADPPHRLPIPLKKAADRIGTPYIPCSPEKIAAIVITDIKDRVRPLAPVDEISKRMANNLIEFFQFEVRKGRLPKNLLPLQSGVGSVANAILAGLVDSSFENLDFYSEVIQDSVFDLIDAGKIRIASGTSLTPSAEGLVRFYNNINHYREKIILRPQEISNNPEIARRIGSISMNTAIEVDIYGNVNSTHIMGSRMMNGIGGSGDFTRNAYLSIFATESIAKDGAISSIVPMVSHVDHTEHDVHVIITEQGVADLRNLSPRERARVIINNCAHPDYRPMLLDYLDRAEREVGAHTPHLLNEALSWHIRFMQHGSMKP
- a CDS encoding 4Fe-4S binding protein gives rise to the protein MNVGNPSENIIINEKWCKGCRICIDFCPKDVLVLRQDKAYPAQPEACTFCGLCELRCPDFAITLRRNNK
- a CDS encoding 2-oxoacid:ferredoxin oxidoreductase subunit gamma; amino-acid sequence: MSRTEIRLSGSGGQGLILAGIILAEAAILDGKNAVQTQSYGPEARGGASRAEVIISNDEIDYPKVISPDLLLALTNQACQKFLPSLKTDGILIIDSSIPTPVTSARVYSLPIIETAEKKVGRQGVANIVALGVITALTEIASPESIEQAVLQRVPQGTEALNRQALACGKQLVSR